The following coding sequences lie in one Manis javanica isolate MJ-LG chromosome X, MJ_LKY, whole genome shotgun sequence genomic window:
- the TBC1D25 gene encoding TBC1 domain family member 25 isoform X1, whose product MATASGCSDLTGSGAPPPGGGAPAAAIEEEEREVVRVRVKKCESFLPPEFRSFAVDPQITSLDVLQHILIRAFDLNGKKNFSISYLGWDRLGQEAYLSLLSDWDLSTAFITASKPYLQLRVDIRPTEDSPLLEDWDIISPKDVIGSDVLLAEKRSLLTTAALPFTQSILYQVGRTLSKVQQVLSWSYGEDVKPFKPPLSDAEFHMYLNHEGQLFRPEELRLRIYHGGVEPSLRKVVWRYLLNVYPDGLTGRERMDYMKRKSREYEQLKSEWAQRASPEDLEFIRSTVLKDVLRTDRAHPYYAGPEDGPHLRALHDLLTTYAVTHPQVSYCQGMSDLASPILAVMDHEGHAFVCFCGIMKRLAANFHPDGRAMATKFAHLKLLLRHADPDFYHYLQEAGADDLFFCYRWLLLELKREFAFDDALRMLEVTWSSLPPDPPEHEVELIGPPSQVADTGFSGHRGRPIRQRHMLRPAGGGGSAFDDAVNHLATTSKGPGGGGRLLRQASLDDLQKLRDNMGPRTDLLVQLPHPAALIISKSLSEPLLNSPDPLLSSSRPDSPSSSSPPSSQEASPAGDMAAGSPLMPEVCSPQDPGKSPPPPPQLGLPPPQEFGRGNPFMLFLCLAILLEHRDHIMRNGLDYNELAMHFDRLVRKHHLGRVLRRAKSLFADYLQSEVWDSEEGAEATAPS is encoded by the exons ATGGCGACGGCCTCTGGGTGTTCCGACTTGACTGGCTCTGGAGCGCCCCCTCCTGGTGGGGGAGCCCCGGCGGCGGCGATTGAGGAGGAGGAGCGAGAGGTGGTACGGGTCCGAGTCAAG AAATGTGAGAGCTTCTTGCCACCTGAGTTCCGCTCTTTCGCTGTTGACCCCCAGATCACCTCGCTCGATGTGTTACAGCACATCCTCATCCGAGCCTTTGACCTGAACGG GAAGAAGAACTTTTCCATTAGCTACCTGGGCTGGGATCGCCTGGGGCAGGAAGCTTACCTCTCCCTCCTGTCAGACTGGGACCTCAGCACAGCCTTCATCACTGCCTCCAAACCTTACCTGCAGTTGCGTGTAGACATTCGGCCCACTGAGGACA GCCCCCTGCTGGAAGACTGGGACATAATCAGCCCCAAGGATGTCATTGGCTCTGACGTGCTACTGGCTGAGAAACGGTCATTGCTGACAACAGCTGCCCTGCCCTTCACACAGTCCATCCTCTATCAG GTGGGCCGCACACTGTCAAAGGTCCAGCAGGTGCTAAGCTGGTCATATGGGGAAGATGTCAAGCCCTTCAAGCCACCCCTGAGCGATGCTGAGTTTCACATGTACCTGAACCATGAGGGCCAGCTTTTCCGCCCTGAGGAGTTGCGCCTGCGGATCTATCATGGTGGTGTCGAGCCCTCCCTGAGAAAG GTGGTGTGGCGGTACCTGCTGAATGTGTATCCAGATGGGCTAACTGGCCGTGAGCGGATGGATTACATGAAACGCAAGAGTCGTGAGTATGAACAGCTCAAGAGTGAGTGGGCCCAGCGAGCCAGCCCCGAAGACCTGGAATTCATCCGCAGCACAGTCCTTAAGGATGTGCTGCGTACCGACCGGGCTCACCCCTACTATGCGGGGCCTGAGGATGGCCCCCACCTGCGGGCATTGCACGACCTCCTTACCACCTATGCTGTTACCCACCCCCAGGTGTCCTACTGCCAGGGCATGAGCGACCTTGCCTCACCCATCCTTGCTGTCATGGACCATGAAGGCCATgcctttgtctgcttttgtggCATCATGAAGCGCCTGGCTGCAAACTTCCATCCTGATGGCCGTGCCATGGCCACCAAGTTTGCCCACCTCAAGCTGCTGCTGCGACATGCTGACCCCGACTTCTATCACTACCTGCAAGAAGCTGGTGCCGATGACCTCTTCTTCTGTTACCGCTGGCTGCTGCTTGAGCTCAAGCGCGAGTTTGCCTTTGATGATGCCCTCCGCATGCTTGAGGTCACCTGGAGTTCACTGCCCCCTGATCCTCCTGAACATGAGGTAGAGCTCATTGGACCCCCCAGCCAAGTGGCAGACACTGGCTTTAGTGGCCACAGGGGGCGGCCTATACGACAAAGGCATATGCTGAGGCCTGCTGGTGGAGGAGGCAGTGCTTTCGATGATGCTGTTAACCATTTGGCCACAACCAGCAAGGGGCCTGGTGGCGGGGGGCGTCTCCTGAGACAAGCCAGTCTGGATGACCTCCAGAAACTCAGGGATAACATGGGCCCCAGGACGGACCTTCTGGTCCAGCTGCCCCACCCAGCTGCCCTCATCATCTCCAAGTCCCTTTCTGAGCCCTTGCTGAACTCCCCAGAtcccctgctctcctcttcccgCCCTGATTCCCCATCTTCTTCATCTCCACCATCCTCCCAGGAGGCCTCCCCTGCTGGTGACATGGCTGCAGGGTCCCCCTTGATGCCAGAGGTGTGCTCCCCACAAGACCCTGGGAAGtccccgccacccccaccccaactagGCCTGCCACCACCCCAGGAGTTTGGCCGGGGGAACCCATTCATGCTCTTCCTCTGCCTCGCCATCCTCTTGGAACACCGCGACCACATCATGCGAAATGGGCTGGATTACAATGAGCTGGCCATGCACTTTGACCGCCTCGTGCGAAAACACCACCTAGGGCGCGTCCTGCGCCGGGCCAAGTCTCTCTTTGCCGATTACCTGCAGTCAGAGGTGTGGGATTCAGAGGAGGGGGCCGAGGCTACAGCCCCATCTTGA
- the TBC1D25 gene encoding TBC1 domain family member 25 isoform X2 codes for MLGINQWASNRNSGCLAFLLKKNFSISYLGWDRLGQEAYLSLLSDWDLSTAFITASKPYLQLRVDIRPTEDSPLLEDWDIISPKDVIGSDVLLAEKRSLLTTAALPFTQSILYQVGRTLSKVQQVLSWSYGEDVKPFKPPLSDAEFHMYLNHEGQLFRPEELRLRIYHGGVEPSLRKVVWRYLLNVYPDGLTGRERMDYMKRKSREYEQLKSEWAQRASPEDLEFIRSTVLKDVLRTDRAHPYYAGPEDGPHLRALHDLLTTYAVTHPQVSYCQGMSDLASPILAVMDHEGHAFVCFCGIMKRLAANFHPDGRAMATKFAHLKLLLRHADPDFYHYLQEAGADDLFFCYRWLLLELKREFAFDDALRMLEVTWSSLPPDPPEHEVELIGPPSQVADTGFSGHRGRPIRQRHMLRPAGGGGSAFDDAVNHLATTSKGPGGGGRLLRQASLDDLQKLRDNMGPRTDLLVQLPHPAALIISKSLSEPLLNSPDPLLSSSRPDSPSSSSPPSSQEASPAGDMAAGSPLMPEVCSPQDPGKSPPPPPQLGLPPPQEFGRGNPFMLFLCLAILLEHRDHIMRNGLDYNELAMHFDRLVRKHHLGRVLRRAKSLFADYLQSEVWDSEEGAEATAPS; via the exons ATGCTGGGGATCAACCAATGGGCCAGCAACCGCAATAGTGGTTGtttggcttttttgtt GAAGAAGAACTTTTCCATTAGCTACCTGGGCTGGGATCGCCTGGGGCAGGAAGCTTACCTCTCCCTCCTGTCAGACTGGGACCTCAGCACAGCCTTCATCACTGCCTCCAAACCTTACCTGCAGTTGCGTGTAGACATTCGGCCCACTGAGGACA GCCCCCTGCTGGAAGACTGGGACATAATCAGCCCCAAGGATGTCATTGGCTCTGACGTGCTACTGGCTGAGAAACGGTCATTGCTGACAACAGCTGCCCTGCCCTTCACACAGTCCATCCTCTATCAG GTGGGCCGCACACTGTCAAAGGTCCAGCAGGTGCTAAGCTGGTCATATGGGGAAGATGTCAAGCCCTTCAAGCCACCCCTGAGCGATGCTGAGTTTCACATGTACCTGAACCATGAGGGCCAGCTTTTCCGCCCTGAGGAGTTGCGCCTGCGGATCTATCATGGTGGTGTCGAGCCCTCCCTGAGAAAG GTGGTGTGGCGGTACCTGCTGAATGTGTATCCAGATGGGCTAACTGGCCGTGAGCGGATGGATTACATGAAACGCAAGAGTCGTGAGTATGAACAGCTCAAGAGTGAGTGGGCCCAGCGAGCCAGCCCCGAAGACCTGGAATTCATCCGCAGCACAGTCCTTAAGGATGTGCTGCGTACCGACCGGGCTCACCCCTACTATGCGGGGCCTGAGGATGGCCCCCACCTGCGGGCATTGCACGACCTCCTTACCACCTATGCTGTTACCCACCCCCAGGTGTCCTACTGCCAGGGCATGAGCGACCTTGCCTCACCCATCCTTGCTGTCATGGACCATGAAGGCCATgcctttgtctgcttttgtggCATCATGAAGCGCCTGGCTGCAAACTTCCATCCTGATGGCCGTGCCATGGCCACCAAGTTTGCCCACCTCAAGCTGCTGCTGCGACATGCTGACCCCGACTTCTATCACTACCTGCAAGAAGCTGGTGCCGATGACCTCTTCTTCTGTTACCGCTGGCTGCTGCTTGAGCTCAAGCGCGAGTTTGCCTTTGATGATGCCCTCCGCATGCTTGAGGTCACCTGGAGTTCACTGCCCCCTGATCCTCCTGAACATGAGGTAGAGCTCATTGGACCCCCCAGCCAAGTGGCAGACACTGGCTTTAGTGGCCACAGGGGGCGGCCTATACGACAAAGGCATATGCTGAGGCCTGCTGGTGGAGGAGGCAGTGCTTTCGATGATGCTGTTAACCATTTGGCCACAACCAGCAAGGGGCCTGGTGGCGGGGGGCGTCTCCTGAGACAAGCCAGTCTGGATGACCTCCAGAAACTCAGGGATAACATGGGCCCCAGGACGGACCTTCTGGTCCAGCTGCCCCACCCAGCTGCCCTCATCATCTCCAAGTCCCTTTCTGAGCCCTTGCTGAACTCCCCAGAtcccctgctctcctcttcccgCCCTGATTCCCCATCTTCTTCATCTCCACCATCCTCCCAGGAGGCCTCCCCTGCTGGTGACATGGCTGCAGGGTCCCCCTTGATGCCAGAGGTGTGCTCCCCACAAGACCCTGGGAAGtccccgccacccccaccccaactagGCCTGCCACCACCCCAGGAGTTTGGCCGGGGGAACCCATTCATGCTCTTCCTCTGCCTCGCCATCCTCTTGGAACACCGCGACCACATCATGCGAAATGGGCTGGATTACAATGAGCTGGCCATGCACTTTGACCGCCTCGTGCGAAAACACCACCTAGGGCGCGTCCTGCGCCGGGCCAAGTCTCTCTTTGCCGATTACCTGCAGTCAGAGGTGTGGGATTCAGAGGAGGGGGCCGAGGCTACAGCCCCATCTTGA